From Cricetulus griseus strain 17A/GY chromosome 1 unlocalized genomic scaffold, alternate assembly CriGri-PICRH-1.0 chr1_0, whole genome shotgun sequence, a single genomic window includes:
- the LOC100752264 gene encoding olfactory receptor 12 — protein sequence MKIEQKRNYSEVTEFILLGFGAPAKFQVFLFLVFLVIYMITLVGNISMIIVIKMDSRLQTPMYFFLRNLSYLDLCYSTVIAPKTLANFLTSEKKISYNGCAAQFFFFALFVTTEGFLLAVMAFDRFSAICSPLLYPVHMSQKVCVQLVSGSYICGCINSVVQTGFTFSLRFCGENRLDHFFCDVPALIKISCVDTFVNEIVLFILSALIIISTTTVILISYGYILSTVLKIPSTHGRNKTFSTCGSHIAVVSLFYGTVFFMYAQPGSISSPEKSKIVAVFYTLIIPMLNPLIYSLRNKDVKDAVKKILGGKCSQ from the coding sequence ATGAAGATTGAGCAGAAGAGGAATTACTCAGAGGTAACAGAGTTCATCCTGTTGGGATTTGGAGCCCCTGCAAAGTTTCAAGTCTTCTTATTCTTAGTCTTCTTGGTGATCTACATGATCACCCTGGTAGGGAATATCAGCATGATAATTGTCATTAAGATGGACTCCAGACTCCAAACACCTATGTATTTCTTCCTTAGAAACTTGTCTTATTTAGATCTCTGCTATTCCACAGTCATTGCTCCCAAAACCTTAGCCAACTTCTTGACAAGTGAGAAGAAAATTTCCTACAATGGTTGTGCTGCCCAATTCTTCTTCTTTGCATTGTTTGTTACAACTGAAGGCTTCCTTCTTGCTGTCATGGCATTTGATCGATTCTCAGCCATCTGCTCCCCTCTCCTTTATCCTGTGCACATGTCACAAAAGGTATGTGTTCAGTTGGTATCTGGCTCCTACATTTGTGGATGCATCAACTCCGTAGTACAAACAGGTTTCACCTTCAGCTTGCGTTTCTGTGGAGAGAACAGGCTGGACCACTTTTTCTGTGATGTCCCAGCTCTGATTAAGATCTCATGTGTTGACACCTTCGTGAATGAGATCGtactgtttattctctctgctctcatCATCATCTCCACCACAACAGTGATTCTGATTTCCTATGGCTACATCCTTTCCACTGTCCTGAAGATCCCCTCCACCCACGGCAGGAATAAGACCTTTTCTACCTGTGGCTCACATATAGCAGTGGTGAGTTTATTCTATGGAACTGTGTTCTTCATGTATGCCCAGCCTGGGTCCATCTCCTCACCAGAGAAAAGCAAGATTGTAGCTGTGTTCTACACCCTTATCATCCCAATGCTGAATCCTCTAATATATAGCCTAAGAAACAAAGACGTGAAAGATGCTGTGAAAAAAATATTAGGTGGAAAATGTTCTCAATGA
- the LOC100752561 gene encoding olfactory receptor 12: MKLEHSRNDTELTEFILLGFWVTPKARVPLFLLFLLIYLIIVLGNISMLIVIKIDSRLHTPMYFFLQNLSYLDLCYSTVIAPKTLATFFSKEKKISYNECATQFFFFALFVGTEGFLLAVMAYDRFSAICSPFLYTVRMSQPACIRLVAGSYICGCINSMIQTGFTFSLRFCGENRLDHFFCDVPALIKISCVDTFVNQIVLFILSALIIISTTTVILISYGYILSTVLKIPSTHGRSKTFSTCSSHITVVSLFYGTVFFMYAQPGSISSPEKSKIVAVFYTLIIPMLNPLIYSLRNTEVKNALKKTLLRKIP; this comes from the coding sequence ATGAAACTGGAGCACAGCAGGAATGACACCGAGCTGACAGAGTTTATTCTGCTGGGATTCTGGGTAACTCCAAAAGCTCGGGTTCCCTTGTTCTTACTATTCTTGCTTATCTATCTGATCATTGTATTGGGAAATATCAGCATGTTAATTGTCATTAAAATAGACTCCAGACTTCATACACCTATGTATTTCTTTCTCCAAAATTTATCCTATTTAGATCTCTGCTATTCCACAGTCATTGCACCCAAAACTCTAGCTACTTTTTTctccaaggaaaagaaaatttcgTACAATGAATGTGCaacacagttctttttctttgctctttttgttGGGACAGAAGGTTTCCTTCTGGCCGTGATGGCATATGAccgcttctcagccatttgttcACCTTTCCTGTACACTGTACGCATGTCTCAGCCAGCTTGTATTCGATTGGTGGCTGGCTCCTATATCTGTGGATGTATAAACTCCATGATACAGACAGGATTCACTTTCAGTTTGCGTTTCTGTGGAGAAAACAGGCTGGACCACTTTTTCTGTGATGTCCCAGCTCTGATTAAGATCTCATGTGTTGACACCTTCGTGAATCAGATCGtactgtttattctctctgctctcatCATCATCTCCACCACAACAGTGATTCTGATTTCCTACGGCTACATCCTTTCCACTGTCCTGAAGATCCCCTCCACCCACGGCAGGAGTAAGACTTTCTCCACTTGTAGCTCTCATATCACAGTGGTGAGTCTATTCTATGGAACTGTGTTCTTCATGTATGCCCAGCCTGGGTCCATCTCCTCACCAGAGAAAAGCAAGATTGTAGCCGTGTTCTACACCCTTATCATCCCAATGCTGAATCCTTTGATTTATAGCTTAAGGAATACAGAGGTAAAAAATGCTTTGAAGAAAACAttgctgagaaaaataccttag